Proteins encoded together in one Streptomyces sp. NBC_01408 window:
- a CDS encoding SAM-dependent methyltransferase, translating to MERPAWAPPGIDISVPSVSRIYDYYLGGSHNFEVDRQAARRAMEFMPGLPKIMQANRAFMRRAVRHAVAEGVTQFLDIGSGIPTFGNVHEIARAASPEARVVYVDHDPVAVAHSQAVLGGDDRTGVVAADLRKPQDILNSPEVRQLLDLDRPVALLLVAVLHFLEDADEPYAAVAQLRDALAPGSLLILTHASYEGIPLTEEEVGGTVGVYRDIRNPLVMRSREHVSRFFDGFELLEPGLVAMPNWRPDAPEASDDGEAQEDPYAFSGFGGVGRKA from the coding sequence ATGGAGCGCCCCGCCTGGGCCCCGCCAGGCATCGACATATCGGTGCCGAGCGTGTCCCGCATCTACGATTACTACCTGGGCGGCTCGCACAACTTCGAGGTCGACCGCCAGGCGGCCCGCCGGGCCATGGAATTCATGCCGGGCCTGCCCAAGATCATGCAGGCCAACCGGGCATTCATGCGCCGCGCCGTCCGGCACGCCGTGGCCGAGGGCGTCACCCAGTTCCTGGACATCGGCTCCGGCATCCCCACCTTCGGCAACGTCCACGAGATCGCCCGTGCCGCCAGCCCCGAGGCGCGCGTGGTCTACGTCGACCACGACCCGGTGGCCGTCGCGCACAGCCAGGCCGTCCTCGGCGGCGACGACCGCACCGGTGTCGTCGCGGCCGACCTCCGCAAGCCGCAGGACATCCTGAACTCCCCCGAGGTGCGGCAGCTGCTCGACCTCGACCGTCCCGTCGCCCTGCTGCTCGTCGCCGTGCTGCACTTCCTGGAGGACGCGGACGAGCCGTACGCCGCCGTCGCCCAGCTGCGCGACGCGCTTGCTCCCGGCAGCCTGTTGATCCTCACCCACGCCTCGTACGAGGGGATCCCGCTCACGGAGGAGGAGGTGGGCGGAACCGTCGGCGTGTACCGGGACATCCGCAACCCCCTCGTCATGCGCAGCCGTGAGCACGTCAGCCGCTTCTTCGACGGCTTCGAGCTGCTGGAGCCCGGTCTGGTGGCCATGCCCAACTGGCGGCCCGACGCCCCCGAGGCCTCGGACGACGGCGAGGCGCAGGAGGACCCGTACGCCTTCTCGGGCTTCGGCGGAGTGGGACGCAAGGCGTGA
- a CDS encoding DUF4239 domain-containing protein, giving the protein MSEWLVLSIAMAAACAVVLSIAFFNHRRIGEDDDPNETPDVIEYMTMMIGVIYAIVLGLAIAGVWEGRGAAQEHVRQEAQALHEISVRAEVYPAEVRQKIRSDVDAYVTHVVDTEWKQMADHGRLTDRGGELLERIRRDVTDYEPQTDHEGQAYQPLVDQVAAVDDSRSARGLGAGATMPGVVWFGLIAGALVTVGLIFTLQIRRSFRELLLAGLFSALIAFLLFLIWDFDAPFGRGISATAEPFLAQFPHLGLGG; this is encoded by the coding sequence TTGTCGGAATGGCTCGTTCTGTCCATCGCGATGGCCGCGGCCTGTGCCGTGGTGCTGTCCATCGCCTTCTTCAACCACCGCCGGATCGGCGAGGACGACGATCCGAACGAAACCCCCGACGTCATCGAGTACATGACGATGATGATCGGAGTGATCTACGCGATCGTGCTGGGCCTGGCGATCGCGGGCGTCTGGGAGGGCCGCGGGGCCGCCCAGGAACACGTACGCCAGGAGGCCCAGGCCCTGCACGAGATCAGCGTCCGCGCCGAGGTCTACCCGGCCGAGGTGCGGCAGAAGATCCGCTCCGACGTCGACGCGTACGTGACGCACGTGGTGGACACCGAGTGGAAACAGATGGCCGACCACGGCAGACTCACCGACCGCGGCGGGGAGCTGCTGGAACGTATCCGCCGGGACGTCACCGACTACGAGCCGCAGACCGACCACGAGGGGCAGGCGTACCAGCCGCTGGTCGACCAGGTCGCTGCGGTGGACGACTCCCGCAGTGCGCGCGGCCTGGGTGCCGGGGCCACCATGCCGGGGGTGGTGTGGTTCGGGCTGATCGCCGGGGCCCTGGTGACGGTGGGCCTGATCTTCACCCTGCAGATCCGGCGGTCGTTCCGCGAGTTGCTGCTGGCCGGCCTGTTCAGCGCGCTCATCGCGTTCCTGCTGTTCCTGATCTGGGACTTCGACGCCCCGTTCGGCCGGGGCATCTCGGCCACCGCCGAGCCGTTCCTCGCGCAGTTCCCGCATCTGGGTCTCGGCGGCTGA
- a CDS encoding class F sortase, producing the protein MGEDEPGQSRKRSPWGVLALVMLSGLAMVRNGVNIDDGPPQPTAASAVAVTAGQLPVNPPQPPADLEVLEHSSVQRIRIPTINVDAPVMTVGLDAEGWIDAPPPQDRNLAGWYLNGISPGQRGSSVIVGHVDNAQGPAVFYGLGSLKPGSQVEAQRYDGRTAVFEVYGVEVFSKETFPGARVYGDTGHPELRVITCGGGYSKARGYDGNVVVFARMVATR; encoded by the coding sequence ATGGGCGAGGACGAGCCCGGGCAGTCACGCAAACGCTCACCGTGGGGCGTACTCGCCCTGGTCATGCTCAGCGGCCTCGCCATGGTGCGGAACGGCGTGAACATCGACGACGGGCCGCCGCAGCCCACCGCGGCCTCGGCCGTCGCGGTGACGGCCGGCCAGCTGCCGGTGAATCCGCCGCAGCCGCCCGCGGACCTGGAGGTGCTGGAGCACTCGTCGGTGCAGCGCATCCGGATCCCCACGATCAACGTGGACGCGCCGGTGATGACGGTCGGGCTGGACGCGGAGGGCTGGATCGACGCCCCGCCGCCGCAGGACCGAAATCTCGCCGGCTGGTACCTCAACGGCATCTCGCCGGGCCAGCGGGGCTCCTCGGTGATCGTCGGCCACGTGGACAACGCGCAGGGCCCGGCGGTCTTCTACGGCCTGGGCTCCCTCAAGCCGGGCAGCCAGGTGGAGGCGCAGCGGTACGACGGGCGCACCGCGGTGTTCGAGGTGTACGGGGTGGAGGTGTTCTCCAAGGAGACCTTCCCCGGAGCCCGGGTGTACGGCGACACCGGGCACCCGGAACTCCGGGTCATCACCTGCGGCGGCGGCTACTCGAAGGCCCGGGGCTACGACGGCAACGTGGTCGTCTTCGCCCGGATGGTGGCCACCCGCTGA
- a CDS encoding polysaccharide deacetylase family protein gives MLLRTAVFLGIAAASGLLSGGESGTPGPGTASGPAGPAPAAGPGPHPAAGAPGGLSQGLPERSYRLRPMTAEAPARQAVVKPAVRTRPILELPSDPNTAGAMVLTFDDGPDPRYTPAILDTLARYGVRAMFFVCGEMAAENRDLLRRMADEGHVIGNHTWTHPHLTRLSRPALAAEIARTSEVVQQTVGEPPLWFRAPYGEWNRAAFEVGAELGMEPLAWTVDTLDWKEPGTATIVSRVLGGAAPGVIVLSHDAGGDRSQSVRALDSYLPQLLARGYRMTLPVLPAR, from the coding sequence ATGCTCCTGCGCACCGCCGTCTTCCTCGGGATCGCCGCCGCCTCCGGACTGCTCAGCGGAGGCGAGAGCGGTACGCCCGGACCCGGCACGGCGAGCGGACCCGCCGGCCCCGCCCCGGCGGCCGGTCCGGGCCCGCACCCCGCCGCGGGCGCGCCCGGCGGACTGTCCCAGGGCCTGCCCGAGAGGTCGTACCGGCTGCGGCCGATGACGGCCGAGGCACCCGCCCGGCAGGCCGTGGTGAAGCCCGCGGTCCGTACCCGGCCCATCCTGGAACTGCCCTCCGACCCGAACACGGCCGGCGCCATGGTGCTCACCTTCGACGACGGGCCCGACCCCCGGTACACCCCGGCCATCCTCGACACCCTCGCCCGGTACGGCGTACGCGCGATGTTCTTCGTCTGCGGGGAGATGGCCGCCGAGAACCGCGACCTGCTGCGCCGGATGGCAGACGAGGGCCACGTCATCGGCAACCACACCTGGACCCATCCGCACCTGACCCGGCTCAGCCGCCCCGCGCTCGCCGCCGAGATCGCCCGCACCAGCGAGGTCGTCCAGCAGACCGTCGGCGAGCCGCCCCTGTGGTTCCGGGCGCCCTACGGGGAGTGGAACCGCGCCGCCTTCGAGGTCGGGGCCGAGCTGGGCATGGAGCCGCTCGCCTGGACAGTGGACACCCTGGACTGGAAAGAGCCCGGTACCGCCACGATCGTCTCCCGGGTCCTGGGCGGGGCCGCGCCCGGCGTGATCGTGCTGTCCCACGACGCGGGCGGCGACCGGTCGCAGAGCGTGCGGGCGCTGGACTCGTACCTGCCCCAACTGCTCGCGCGGGGCTACCGGATGACGCTTCCGGTGCTGCCCGCCCGCTGA